A stretch of the Brevinematales bacterium genome encodes the following:
- a CDS encoding TRZ/ATZ family protein, producing MIKKLNIPIRDEEELLQLEAGDMVRLTGTLYTARDQAHRKILDGIEHGIEPPFDLKNNLIYYCGPTPPREDGLFGSAGPTTSSRMDKMTPPLIERGIRGTIGKGERSPEVLEACRKYRAVYLAAFGGAGAELAKRIKKQELVAYPELGTEAVYKLEVEDFPVIVAVDTKGKSIL from the coding sequence ATGATTAAGAAACTGAATATACCTATCCGGGACGAGGAGGAACTCCTCCAGCTCGAAGCGGGCGATATGGTGCGTCTGACCGGGACTCTGTACACAGCCCGCGACCAGGCGCATAGGAAGATTCTCGACGGTATCGAGCACGGTATCGAACCCCCGTTCGACCTGAAAAACAATCTCATCTACTACTGCGGCCCCACCCCCCCGCGCGAGGACGGATTATTCGGCTCGGCCGGCCCGACTACATCGTCGCGGATGGATAAAATGACTCCGCCTCTGATCGAGCGCGGTATCCGAGGGACTATCGGCAAGGGCGAACGTTCCCCCGAGGTGCTGGAAGCATGCCGGAAGTACCGCGCGGTCTACCTAGCGGCGTTCGGCGGCGCGGGCGCGGAACTCGCCAAACGCATCAAGAAGCAGGAACTGGTGGCGTACCCGGAGCTGGGTACCGAGGCGGTGTATAAGCTCGAGGTGGAGGATTTCCCGGTGATAGTCGCGGTGGACACGAAGGGGAAGAGTATATTATAG
- a CDS encoding carbon starvation protein A translates to MNTLWLLLIVVAIYLIFYFVYGKYVERKIVCADNNCATPSHRLNDGIDYVPTHKFVLFGHHFASIAGASPIVGPILALIWGWVPALLWILFGNIFIGAIHDYLSLAASIRHEGKSIQWIARKHIKPSTGTIFAWFILFVLVLVVAAFSSLIGSTFVKSPQVALASILFMAVALLFSLIFYRFKTNFILSTVIGVLMMGGAIWISTIEFTAPADMLVVNIPAGGTNSSISYYPVLDGNMVTPLPAGAMEYLPTNALKIIDAASYEGSGLNIDPSVRIGIISIAGQPYIVDARVPLSIPVNPFMTPKAIPWTVYRSGESLGYLLGIPLPYEIWLIILLVYIIVAASLPVTVLLQPRDYLNSWILYIGIFLGGAALLVLHQSMTIPDFTAFTVPAIAGKPTPFWPIIPLIIACGSLSGFHSLVASGTTAKQLDKEKDALFIGFGGMLTEGLLAALVVLLVGSSLFFIAGDKAGMITGVDNYVKNYNAFLKASGDAVVLFSKAFGYTVNKAFGISVAVMTTLAALWVASFALTTLDTTNRLARYIVSELAEPLKNKSGGLFKFLSNRWTASFIPAFLGIVLAWSGTYTVIWPAFGGANQMLASIALITIASWVMKKDFRSGLIALIPAIFLWITVTAALFWYLIAVTLPSVQAAANAQDILTPLLVGIIVAVMLVLNFILIIDFWSVIRKKPSIA, encoded by the coding sequence ATGAATACGTTATGGCTCCTTTTAATCGTCGTTGCAATCTATCTGATTTTTTATTTCGTCTACGGGAAATACGTCGAACGGAAGATCGTATGCGCGGATAACAATTGCGCCACCCCGTCGCACCGTCTCAACGACGGGATCGATTATGTTCCGACCCATAAATTCGTCCTGTTCGGGCATCATTTCGCGTCGATCGCGGGCGCGTCCCCGATAGTCGGCCCGATCCTCGCGCTGATATGGGGATGGGTTCCCGCGCTGTTGTGGATACTCTTCGGGAATATCTTCATCGGCGCGATACACGATTATCTCTCGCTCGCCGCGTCTATCCGTCACGAGGGCAAGTCGATCCAGTGGATCGCCCGTAAGCATATCAAGCCGAGCACCGGTACCATCTTCGCATGGTTTATCCTTTTCGTCCTGGTGCTGGTCGTCGCGGCGTTCAGTTCCCTGATCGGGAGCACGTTTGTAAAAAGCCCGCAGGTCGCGCTCGCGAGCATCCTTTTCATGGCGGTCGCGCTCCTGTTCAGTCTGATATTCTACCGTTTCAAGACTAACTTTATCCTTTCGACCGTCATCGGTGTACTGATGATGGGCGGAGCCATCTGGATATCCACTATCGAATTCACCGCCCCCGCCGACATGCTGGTCGTCAACATACCGGCCGGAGGGACGAACTCCTCTATCTCCTACTATCCCGTGCTGGACGGTAACATGGTCACTCCCCTGCCCGCCGGGGCAATGGAGTATCTGCCGACCAACGCGCTGAAGATTATCGACGCCGCGTCGTATGAGGGCTCCGGCCTGAATATCGACCCGTCGGTAAGAATAGGAATCATCTCCATCGCGGGCCAGCCCTATATTGTCGACGCCAGGGTTCCGTTAAGTATCCCCGTCAATCCGTTTATGACCCCTAAGGCAATCCCGTGGACAGTGTACCGTTCCGGCGAATCGCTCGGATACCTGCTGGGAATACCGCTGCCGTACGAGATATGGCTGATTATCCTGCTCGTCTATATCATAGTCGCGGCGTCGCTCCCGGTGACCGTGCTCCTCCAGCCCAGGGACTACCTGAACTCATGGATACTCTATATCGGGATATTTCTCGGCGGTGCGGCGCTTCTCGTTCTGCACCAGAGCATGACTATCCCTGATTTCACGGCGTTCACCGTCCCGGCAATCGCGGGAAAGCCTACGCCGTTCTGGCCGATTATCCCGCTGATTATCGCGTGCGGAAGCCTGTCCGGGTTCCATTCGCTTGTGGCGTCGGGAACGACCGCGAAACAGCTCGATAAGGAGAAGGACGCGCTGTTCATCGGGTTCGGCGGTATGCTGACCGAGGGACTCCTCGCGGCGCTGGTCGTCCTCTTAGTCGGCTCGTCGCTGTTCTTCATCGCGGGCGACAAGGCCGGAATGATCACGGGCGTAGATAATTATGTAAAAAATTATAACGCGTTCCTGAAGGCCAGCGGCGACGCGGTCGTGCTGTTCTCCAAGGCGTTCGGATACACGGTCAATAAGGCGTTCGGGATATCGGTGGCGGTAATGACCACTCTCGCCGCGCTCTGGGTGGCGTCGTTCGCGCTGACCACCCTCGACACGACGAACCGTCTCGCGCGGTATATCGTGAGCGAACTCGCCGAGCCGCTGAAGAATAAGTCCGGCGGATTGTTCAAATTCCTGTCGAACCGCTGGACCGCGTCGTTCATCCCGGCGTTCCTCGGCATCGTGCTCGCATGGAGCGGAACCTATACGGTCATCTGGCCTGCGTTCGGCGGAGCGAACCAGATGCTTGCGTCCATCGCGCTTATCACTATCGCGTCATGGGTGATGAAAAAGGATTTCCGGAGCGGGCTGATCGCGCTCATCCCGGCGATATTCCTATGGATCACCGTAACCGCCGCGCTGTTCTGGTACCTGATCGCGGTGACCCTGCCGTCGGTACAGGCCGCGGCGAACGCCCAGGATATTCTCACCCCGCTATTAGTCGGCATCATAGTCGCCGTCATGCTGGTACTGAACTTTATCCTCATTATCGACTTCTGGAGTGTTATCCGTAAAAAACCGTCCATAGCATGA
- a CDS encoding bifunctional diguanylate cyclase/phosphodiesterase has product MTPEKHGYENVAQARFINSIVYFSLLVCIYLFSLYIVRNAPLRDFIVLVIVIICILFIILVQWRTKSTVISGFSLSALVSMIILRGFLWQTMFGASTYLIFSFPVIAFYMNGKRRGSWWVFSVFLITLLFWISSLLGIFVPPVQPVELAQMLLVYIGISTATFYYETIRLQNLETMKKQLVTDQLTRLPNRTALVCDIRNSKVSHLILINIDGFKELNDFYGHPGGDEILKQVAQSLEERAHSGRVYRLYADEFAILIDKQMKPDELNYIIENIRLHFKRDSFKLEAEEIKINVTMGISEGNAKLLEMADIALGMAKKEHIGYKYAMDWEKIYSEYGENLAILKTLRNAIDNDRIVPYFQPIYDNRTRKIEKFETLVRVIDDEGKVIPPLLFLDIAKKTKLYPYITKTMIKKSFEKFYHTPWQFSINLSVDDINDYDTSEYIQLSLKESGMANQVVFEITESEGIENFDTVSEFISQVKELGCKIAIDDFGTGYSNFSYLISLNVDFLKIDASLIRNLPSDKNLQIIVETIVSFSHRLGISTIAEFVHSSEVQDKVVSMGIHHSQGYFIGKPDKEIVTEASFSR; this is encoded by the coding sequence TCGTAATCATATGTATCTTATTTATCATCCTCGTTCAATGGCGTACCAAGAGCACCGTTATATCGGGTTTTTCCCTGAGCGCGCTGGTTAGCATGATTATCCTGCGCGGATTCCTCTGGCAAACCATGTTCGGCGCATCGACATACCTGATATTTTCCTTCCCTGTGATCGCGTTTTATATGAACGGGAAAAGGCGCGGGTCGTGGTGGGTTTTCTCGGTTTTCCTGATTACCCTGCTTTTTTGGATATCGTCCCTCCTCGGAATATTCGTACCGCCGGTTCAACCCGTCGAATTAGCCCAGATGCTTCTGGTATATATCGGTATCAGCACGGCAACCTTTTATTATGAAACTATCCGCCTTCAGAACTTAGAAACCATGAAAAAACAATTGGTCACTGATCAATTAACCCGCCTCCCCAACCGGACAGCCCTTGTATGCGATATACGGAACTCGAAGGTTTCCCATCTCATTCTGATAAATATCGACGGGTTTAAGGAATTGAACGATTTTTACGGGCATCCGGGCGGGGATGAAATACTCAAACAAGTCGCGCAATCGTTGGAGGAAAGAGCGCATTCCGGGAGGGTTTACCGTCTGTATGCCGACGAATTCGCAATCCTGATCGATAAACAGATGAAGCCGGACGAATTGAATTATATCATTGAAAATATCCGTCTGCACTTTAAACGGGATAGTTTCAAATTGGAGGCCGAGGAGATTAAAATCAATGTGACTATGGGTATCTCCGAGGGAAACGCCAAACTTTTGGAAATGGCGGATATCGCGCTGGGAATGGCGAAAAAGGAGCACATCGGCTATAAATATGCCATGGATTGGGAGAAGATATATTCGGAGTATGGGGAAAACCTCGCAATACTGAAAACCCTTCGTAACGCTATCGACAACGACCGGATCGTCCCGTACTTTCAGCCGATCTACGATAACCGGACGCGAAAAATCGAGAAATTCGAAACCCTCGTGCGCGTTATCGACGATGAGGGCAAGGTCATACCGCCCCTATTATTCCTGGATATCGCGAAGAAAACCAAACTCTACCCATATATCACTAAAACTATGATTAAAAAATCGTTCGAGAAATTCTATCATACCCCGTGGCAGTTTTCGATCAACCTGTCGGTGGACGACATCAACGATTACGATACGTCGGAGTATATCCAACTCAGCCTGAAAGAATCGGGAATGGCTAACCAGGTCGTTTTCGAGATCACCGAGTCCGAGGGCATAGAAAATTTCGATACGGTATCGGAGTTTATCTCTCAGGTCAAGGAGCTCGGGTGCAAAATCGCCATCGACGATTTCGGCACGGGTTATTCGAATTTCAGTTACCTTATCAGCCTGAATGTCGATTTCCTGAAGATCGACGCGTCCCTGATCCGCAATCTCCCGTCCGATAAAAATCTCCAGATCATCGTCGAAACTATTGTGTCGTTTTCGCACCGTCTCGGCATCAGCACGATCGCGGAATTCGTCCATTCCTCCGAGGTGCAGGATAAAGTCGTCTCGATGGGTATTCATCACTCGCAGGGATATTTCATCGGCAAGCCCGATAAGGAAATCGTCACCGAAGCGTCGTTTTCCCGGTAA
- a CDS encoding epoxyqueuosine reductase QueH: protein MKRLLLHVCCAPCLSGCLPPLMKETPWERVLPYAPDFSIHLFYYNPNIYPEVEMERRFLEVRKLAHLWGDIPLHWGRYNIGEWFRQSKPMRKEPERGERCRNCYSMRLRETFEQAKKGGFDAVASTLTLSPMKNTDAVNESGEALQDEFRIEYLTTDFKKQDGFHRSVKTSHEMALYRQNYCGCFYSLYGDKEMDEPAIG from the coding sequence ATGAAACGGTTGCTTTTGCATGTCTGCTGCGCGCCTTGCCTCTCAGGATGTCTGCCTCCACTGATGAAAGAAACCCCGTGGGAGCGCGTGCTCCCGTACGCCCCCGATTTTTCCATCCATCTCTTTTATTATAATCCCAATATCTATCCCGAAGTCGAAATGGAACGCCGTTTCCTCGAGGTACGCAAGCTCGCGCACCTTTGGGGAGATATCCCCCTGCACTGGGGGCGGTACAATATCGGCGAATGGTTCCGCCAGAGCAAGCCGATGCGCAAGGAGCCCGAACGCGGGGAGCGATGCCGGAACTGCTACAGCATGCGCCTGCGGGAGACGTTCGAACAGGCGAAGAAGGGCGGTTTCGACGCGGTCGCGAGCACGCTGACATTATCGCCGATGAAGAATACCGATGCCGTCAACGAGTCCGGCGAGGCGTTGCAGGACGAGTTCAGGATAGAGTATCTGACGACCGACTTCAAGAAGCAGGACGGTTTCCACCGTTCGGTTAAGACGTCGCACGAGATGGCGCTGTACCGTCAGAACTACTGCGGGTGTTTTTACTCGCTGTACGGCGATAAGGAGATGGACGAGCCCGCTATCGGGTAA